One stretch of Miscanthus floridulus cultivar M001 chromosome 18, ASM1932011v1, whole genome shotgun sequence DNA includes these proteins:
- the LOC136521918 gene encoding transcription factor PHYTOCHROME INTERACTING FACTOR-LIKE 15-like gives MNEQGLGGFGGGRGAMQGHGREAMALLQHHHQRRRQLEEEEEEVRRQMFAGVAAFPAALGHGQQVDYGEDAGGLGDSDAGGSEPEPPPERTRGGSGSKRSRAAEVHNLSEKRRRSKINEKMKALQSLIPNSNKTDKASMLDEVIEYLKQLQLQVQMLSMRNGVYLNPPYLSGAIEPAQASQMFAALGGGNITASSSGAAMPPVNQSSGVHQTFDPLNPPRNQPRSFVLPNVDKTIHEAPFHLESTQSHLRTFRMPESSEMMLLGEVVTKHQLTSTQERVSLPGVDMNPIRQESSIVNADHFDGCSRSKE, from the exons ATGAACGAGCAGGGGCTCGGTGGCTTCGGCGGGGGCCGCGGGGCCATGCAGGGCCACGGGCGGGAGGCGATGGCGCTCCTGCAGCACcaccaccagcggcggcggcagctggaggaggaggaggaggaggtgcggcGCCAGATGTTCGCCGGGGTGGCGGCGTTCCCGGCGGCGCTGGGCCATGGCCAGCAGGTGGACTACGGGGAGGACGCCGGCGGGCTCGGGGACAGCGACGCGGGCGGGTCggagcccgagccgccgccggaGCGGACGCGCGGCGGGTCCGGCAGCAAGCGGAGCCGCGCTGCCGAGGTGCACAACCTCTCCGAGAAG aggaggaggagcaagaTCAACGAGAAGATGAAGGCGCTGCAGAGCCTGATACCCAACTCTAACAAG ACCGACAAGGCATCCATGCTTGACGAGGTCATTGAGTATCTGAAGCAACTGCAGCTCCAAGTGCAG ATGCTGTCTATGAGAAATGGTGTTTACTTGAACCCTCCATATTTGTCTGGTGCAATTGAGCCTGCACAAGCATCACAAATGTTTGCTGCACTTGGTGGGGGCAACATCACAGCGTCAAGCTCTGGGGCAGCGATGCCACCAGTAAACCAAAGTTCAGGAGTTCATCAGACATTTGACCCATTAAATCCTCCACGAAACCAACCACGGTCTTTTGTATTACCAAATGTAGACAAAACCATTCATGAAGCTCCATTTCACTTGGAATCAACGCAGTCCCACCTTCGAACATTTCGAATGCCTGAATCTTCTGAG ATGATGCTTCTGGGCGAGGTAGTGACAAAGCACCAGCTAACTTCAACTCAAGAAAGAGTTAGTCTACCAG GAGTTGATATGAACCCCATTAGGCAAGAATCATCCATAGTAAACGCTGATCATTTTGATGGCTGCTCACGTAGCAAAGAGTGA